Sequence from the Piscinibacter sp. HJYY11 genome:
GACATGGTCAGGCATCCCGGCCACCGGCCATGTGACGGCGTTGCGTCACCGCGGTGAGCAGTGCGTCGAGTCCGAACAGGAAGGCCAGCGCCGCCAGCATCAGGACCAGCCCTGCCGCACCGTGCAGGAAGCCCTGACCGGCCTCGTCGCTCACGTGGTACGTCACGAGCACGAGCGTGATCACGCGGACGATGTTGGCCACGAAGGCGATCGGCAGGATGGCCGCCACCATGATCCCCGCATGCAGACGCGAGACCGCCGGCTTCAGGTGGATGAAGAGCGCCCCGACCGCGGCCAGGCTGAACATCGAGTTGAGGCCGGAGCAGGCATCTGCCACGAGCAACTGGTAAGGACCGATCGAGATCATCACGCCTTCACGGGCGATCGGGTAGCCGACGCGGTAGAGGAGCTCCACCACCAGGACCGAGATCCAGTTCTTCAGCGGGCCGGTGAGCGCATCGACCAGGCTCGCGGGCAGCGGCACCATGAACAGCAGATAAAAGAGCGGGAACCAGGCCGCGCGCAACGTTGGCCGCCCGCCGAGCAGCGCAAGGCTTCCGGCCAGCACCAGCGGCTGCGAGAAGAACTCCATGCTCGCGACCGAGAAGGTGCGCCCCAGCCCATAGATCAGCATGCCCGCCACGAAGAGCGGCCAGCCGAGCCCGGGCGACGACGTCGTGGCGGCCGCCAGGATCCGGTCGCGCGAGCGCCAGAAGAGCCAGGCCGTGAGTGCCAGGATGATGGGGCCGTGCGCCAGCTCGTCGCTCTGCCAGAGTTCCTGACTCGCCGACCAGTAGACCGGCAGGTACATCGCGGCCAGACCGATCAGGAGCACGCGCCAGGGCAGCGCTGAACGGCTGTGGATCGCCGCCACGTCGGCCCCTGGCATACCCACCTGGCTCACGAACGCGACCCGGACTTCTTGTCCTTGACGAAAGGCGCGTCCACCAGCACCGAGCCCACCACCTTCACCCCGGCGTCCTGCATCAGGTCGACCAGCTCCTGGAACTCGGACGTGCGGGTCATGTTGTTGCGCGCGACCACGAGCGCCGCGCCGGCGAAGCGGGCCAGCAGCGTCACGTCGGCGCCGGTGGTCATGGCGGGCGTGTCGATGATGACGACGTCGAACGCCGACATGCTTTGCTCGAGGATGCGGTCGAACGACGAGCGCCCGAGCAGTTCTTCCGGGTTGGGCGGAATCGGACCCGAGGGCAGCACGGCCAGCCCCGGGATGCCCGGCACGAGCTTGATGACCTGGTCCTGGGTGCGTCCGGTCAGCAGGTTCGACAGGCCCGTCTGGTTCTCGATCTTGAAGAGCAGGTTCTGCCGCGGGTTGCGCAGGTCGCCGTCGATCAGCAGCGTGCGTTCCTTGGCCTGGGCAAAGGTCACGGCCAGGTTGGCGGCCAGCAGGCTGCGGCCCTCGCCGGGGCGTGTGCCGACCACGGCCAGTGCAGCGCGCGACGTGCCTTCCTTGAACCAGCGCAGCTGCAGCTGGCTGCGCAGCGACCGCAGGCGTTCGCCTTCCGGGCTGAAAGGCCGGTAGGCCACCACCACCTCGTCGCTCACCGGGTGACCCGGGCCGCTCAGGTATGGATAGTCGAACTGGAGCGACAGCGCGTAGAAGATGTCGGCTTCGCTCAGCAGGCCAAGCTGCATGCCGGCATCGCCGAAGCGCAGCTCATGCTCCTTCTGGAAGTTGATGATGCGCTCGACGTCTGCCAACGCGAGCCGGCCCGAATTGACGAGGATCGCTCCGATGGATCGGTCGGCCTCGCGCGCCTTGCCCGAGGACATGGTGGCCATCAGGTGCCCTCGTCCAAGGTGAGCTGCGGTTTCATGGGGGCTCGGCCGAGTGCGAGCGGCGCGCCCGCGCGGTAGTGCGCGCGGCGCCCACGCCCACGGTCAGCCCGTGGCGAGATCACGCCGAGCACCGGCACGCCTTCGACGATGGCCAGGTCATCGGTGCTGCGCACACGCCGGTCGACCAGCTCCCAGCCCAGCGCTGCACCGATGGCCAGCAGCAGGCCGATGGCCACCGCGGCCATCATGTTCTTGGGAATGTTGGGGGCCGAGTGGGACAGCGGTTCGACGGCCGGCGTGAGCACACGCGCGCTTGCTTGGTCGGCCTGGCTTTCGAGCGAGACCTGGCTGCGACGGGTGGCCACGGCCTCGTAGGCGCGCTGCGCAGTTTCGAGGTCGCGCTGCAGCAGCGCCATTTCGTCGCGTTGGGCGCGCAGCGAGAGCACGACGCGCTTCTGGGTTTCGAGGTCGGCGTTGAGCTGCGAAATCTTCTGCGTGGTGACCCGGTTCACCGTGGCGGTGACGCCAGACACACGGCGCATCTCGGAGGTGATCTGCTGGTTCAGCGTGGCGATCTGGGCCTCGAGTTGCAGGCGCTGCGGGTGCTGCGACCCGACGATGCTGCTGATCTCGCTCAGCTTGGTCTCGGCACGGGCCAGTTCGGACTTGAGGCCTTGCACCACGGTGCTGCTTTGCACGTCGGGTGAGGTCTCGGTGCCGGTGTTGCGCTGGCGGCTGGAGGTGTCGGCGAGCTCCGCCTGGGCGGAGGCGAGCTGCGACATGATGGCGTTGAGCTTCGAGCTCTCGACGTCGACACGTTCATCGGTGGCCACGATGCCGCGCTCGCGCTGGAAGGTCGACAGCTTGCGCTGCGCTTCCTCGAACTGGGCACGAAGGACCTTCTGACGCTCGTCGAAGAAGGTGCCGTACTGCCGGGTTGGCTCGAGGCGCAACTCGACGCTGAACTCGATGTAGGCGCGGGCAAAGGCGTTGGCCACCTCGGCCACGAAGCGCGGGTCGGAGCCGGTGAACGAGATGTCGATGAGGTTGGTGCCGCGAGCGGGGGTCACCGTCAGGCCGCTGCGCAGCATGAAGCCGTAGAAGGTCTCGATCGGCACGCGCCCTTGCGTCGCCTGGCGCCAGCGGGCCACGGCGGCCGGGCCTTCAGTCAGGCCGAGCATCTTCACCACGCGGCCGGCGAGGCGGTCGCTCTGGATGATCTCGACCTGCGTGCCCAGGAATTCGCGCGATGCGATCGATGGCATCAGCGTCGCGACCAGCGGGTCGGCGCGCACGTCGAGCAGGAGCGAGGTCTCGGCGGTGTACTTCTTCGGCATCCGCATCGAGACCAGGAAGGCCGCGGCCAGGATGAGCAGGAAGATGCTGACCACCACCGGCCAGCGCAGCCGGAGGATGAGGAGGATCTGACGAGGAGAAAGGCTGTTGCCCATGGTGGTTCAGAAGATCGATTCGCGGACGTACACCACGTCATCCGGACGAAGGGTGTCCGTCATTTTGACTTCGAGGACCTCAACCTTGCCTTCAGCGTTGCGACGGTGCACCCGCAATCCGCGTTCCGTTCCGCGCTGCGTGACACCGCCCGCAGTCGCCAACGCCTGCATGACGCTCATGCCGCGCTCCAGCCGCAACGAGCCGGGACGCGCCACCTCTCCATAGAGATAGACGACGGGCGCGCGTTCCACCCACACCACGTCTCCGTTCTGGAGAACGATGTCCTCGCCGCGCCGGTCGGGGGCAAAGATGGAGGGCAGGTCGAACTCGGTGCGGTACGGGCGGCCGTTGCGGCGGCCGATCACCACCACCGTGTCCGAGCCGCCCGAGCTGATGCCGCCGGCATTGGCCAGCACGTCGGTGAGGCGGGTGTCCGCTTGCTCGAGGGGAAAGCGGCCGGGCCGGCCCACGTTGCCGAGCACCGACACCTGGTGCCCGCGCACCTGCGTGACGAGGATCGACACCTGCGGCTGCTTGACGAAGTTGCCGTCGCGCAAACCGTCTGCGATGCGCTTTTCTGCCTGCGGCAAGGTCATGCCGCCGACGCTGACAACGCCCAGCAACGGGAAGGAGATGTGTCCCGTTTCGCTCACGCGCGCTTCGAGTGAGAGGTCGGCGTTCTGGAACACGGTGATGCGGATGACGTCGCCGGTCGCCAGGCGGTACTGCGGGCTTGCCGTGCCAGCGGTTTGAGGCGCGGATGTCGTCTGGGCGACGCCTGGAAGCGCGGCCGCGGCCCACAGGGCCGAGGCGAGGACGACGATGTCGAGATACCGACGCGTGAAGATCATTTCGGGTTGGCCTCGCGTTGGGAAGCTGCATCGCTGGCCGGCGGTGCGACACCGGCCGCCGCTGCAAACTCGCCGAGGTACTGCACGGTTGCAGCGGTCCGAAGGGCCTTGATGTCGTCGCTGACGATCTGGGCCTTCTGGCGGTTGAGGAGGAACTGCTCGACGGCGGGCCGTGCGCGCGCCGGTTCGACCGGCTCGGAGCGGGCGTGCACCAGGGCGACCACCTGCAGGCCGTTGGGCCTTGCGTTCACCATCGTGTCGCCGTCCTTCATCTTCGCGAAGGCTGGCAGGCTCGCGAGCGGCAGCTGTTCCGCTGGCCGCACCGCCTGGTTGTATTCGAATCGCAGGTTCTGGGCCCGCAGGTAGCCGCTGAACTCGGCCGGGTCCTTGATCGCCTGCGCCTTGGCGCGCACGTCGTCGGCCTGCGCACCGCTCACCTCGACCACCCACTCCTGCAATTGGTACACGCGGCGCTCTGCAAAGAGGGCAGGGTTCTCGGCGTAGTACTGGCTGATGGCCGAATCAGACGGCTTGCCGGCGCCTTCGGCCACCCTGTCGAAATAGTTGCGGGCAATGATCTCGCGACGTGCCGCCTCGATCTGCTGCATCACGCGGGGCTCGCGGTCGAGCTTGAGTTCGGAGGCCTTCTGCACCGCCAGTTCCTGGTCGATGAGACGCTCCAGCGTCTGCTTGCGCAGCTGCTGCGCCTGCTCGGGCGATTGCGTGCGCTGCGATTGGAGCGCGTGGTTGAGCTGGTGGACCGTGATTTCCTGTTTGTTGACCTTGGCCGCGACCTGCGAGGCGGGCTTGTCGGCCGACTTGCTGCACGCAGCAGCAAGCAAGGTCGCCACCACCGCTGCGCTCAAGACCCCGGCCCTGCGCACGCTCGAGGCGCCGGGTTGTCGAATCGTATTCATCCAAGAGTCTCCGGGCGCTGTCGTCATGGGAACAACTTCGGTGTGCAAGACCGTCTTGCTCGACGGTGGACACTCGTAAAACTGAGGCAAGCGAGTGTAGCGGCGGGGTCGCCCACGCCCTTCACCCCGAGTAAGGGGGCACTCGCGCTGTTCTCTCAGGCGTGTGGAAACTTCACGCGCCCGCCCTATTTCACTGCGCCGCCGCGATGCCGCCGAGGCCACTCAGGCGGAGCCGGTCGCTCGCCTGAACGGCCGCGAGCAAGTCGTTCACGAAGCGATCGTGCTCGCGCCACGCGCGGCCGGGTTCGGGGTCGATGGACGAGACGCGGAAGAGAAGCCCATCCGGGACGCGGCCCGTGAGGCCGATGCGCACTTCGGCCACCCGGCGCTCGAAGCGGCTGCGCACCGCTTGGTCGCCGATGGTGAACCAGTAGGTGATCGGCTCCAGGCGGGGGCCGAGCTGTGTCCTCACGCGCTGGCCGCTGATGCTGCCGAACGGAGTGTCGATGTCGACGGGGTCGGTGCTGAGCAGGCTGAAGCCCTGCGCCACGTAGCAGACCTCCGGCTTGTGCGCCTGCAATGCGCCGCGCTGGTCGCTGCCGTAGGCCACGGACAGCATGACACGGTAGCCGCGCGAGTCGGTGTAGGAACGGGTGAGCACCTGGCCGTAGAGCTTGTCCAGCACCTGCTGGGTCTGCGGGTTGACCACCAGGGTAGTGCCCGGGTCCATGCGCCAGGAGCCGAACTGCGCGGGGACAGCCGATTCGAGCTGGATGGAAGCCGGCGCGGCCTCTTGCGTGGGTGCGACTTGTCCGAGGGTGGCAATGACCGAAGCCGAGCACATCAGGGCGCTGAGCGCGATTGCGGTGCGGAGGGCGGCCATGGGCAAATGGGGTGCGTAGGAGCTCCAAATTCTAGGGTTGGGCCTTGCTTTGGGGCGTTCGCACCATCCGAGGGTTTTCGCGGGAGTGAAAAAGTTGGCACTTGGACGACCCGCACCCCCCGGCTCGAGCGTGTGAGTCTGTAACAAAAGCAGGGGCAAGTAAGTTCTTTTGCATCTCCCTCGCGCCACGCGAAGTGCCTGCACCCCCTTGTTTCAGGGGGGTGAGGGGGTGCTAGCGAACCTGGGACATAGACCCTGGCTGATACGTGTTGTCAGTTCGACTTACAGGCCCTCGGCGGGGCGCGCCGAAACTGCTCACACACCAAACCTGCAGTCCAGGCACCAAGCCGACTAACTGGCTGGCTAGACCGAGGAATCGATCTTCTGCCGCCGCACCAACACAGTGCGAGCCGACGTCGACTCTCTCATTGATGTAGCAACGAAGCGAGCGACGCCGTGTTCTTGTCCGGACTCGCACGCACCCCGGAAACTGAAAATGTCCATCTCGAAAGAATCCCGTCTCAAGTTACTTCCTCTGTCTGCGCTGGTGCTGGCCCTTGCTGCCTGCGGTGGCAGCGATGGCACCTCGACGACCGGTGAAAGCCTGTCCTCCGATTCGTCGAGCGAGATCCTCGACAGCGCCCGCCGCGAAACGGCGCTTGCCTACAGCTGGGCCGCCTCCGGCCAAAGCGCCCCGGTTCTGCTCGTGACCGCCCCTTCCTACACCGGCACGGCGACTGTCACCATTCGCGGTACGGCCCGTGACGATCGCGGCGTGACCCGCATCACCTGGTTCAACGATCGTGGCGGCATCGGCCAAGCCACGCTGAGCGGCACGGCCTCCGGCTACACCTGGGTGGCCACCTCGATTCCTCTCGCAGTGGGCGCCAACGTCATCAAGTTCGTGGCTGAAGACGCCAACGGCAGCTGGACGATGGAAACGGTCAACCTGACCCGCCCGGCGACGGCTCCTGCTCCCGCCCCGGCCCCGGCACCTGCTCCGGCCCCGGCACCTGCTCCCGCACCTGCTCCGGCCCCTGCTCCCGCCCCGGCCCCGGCCCCGGCACCTGCTCCCGCCCCGGCTCCGGCCCCGGCCCCGGCCCCGGCTCCGGCCCCGGCCCCGGCCCCGGCCCCGGCACCTGCTCCCGCCCCGGCTCCTGGCGGCGCCCCGACCTACTACTTCTCCGACTGCCAGACCGGCGCAGCCACCGGCTGCTTGCCCGGCAGCAATGCCAACGTCGGCACCAGCGCTCAGTACCCGAAGCAGAACCTGGCTGGCATCAACGTGAACGCGCTGCCGGCCGGCACCCGCCTGCTGTTCGCCCGCGGCGGCTCGTGGAATCACTCCACCATCCGCCTCGACAACCGCAACGTGACCGCCGCGGCACCGCTGACCTTCGATTCGTACGGCAGCGGCAACCTGCCCGTCTTCCGCACTCCGGCCAACTTCGGCTTCGAGTTCGGCGGCTTCGGCAACCGTGACGACGACCGTGGCTACACCTTCCGCAACATCAAGCTCGACGGTGTCGGTACCGGCCAATGGGGCTTCTGGCTGCGCGGCATGCTGCGCGACGTGATCATCGAGAACGTCGAGATCACCGGCTTCTACACCGCGATCGAACTGCAAGGCAACGACCCGATCAGCCACATCACCGTCCGCAACAACAACATCCACCGCAACCGTGGCAACGGCATCATCGGCAACGCGTCCGACAGCCTGTTCGAGGGCAACACCTTCGAAAACAACAACGCGGTCGGCAGCACCTTCGTGCATGGCGTGTACCTGTCGAGCGGCAACGGCGCCATCAGCAACGTCGTCTTCCGCAACAACCGGTTCGTGCGCAACTCGATCGTTGGCGGCATCTGCACGGGCGGCAACCTGACGGTGCACGGTCGTGTCAACGGCCTGACCATCGAGGGCAACACCATCCTGCAGGACAACGCCAGCGAAGGCTGCTGGGGCATCTCGATCAGCCCGTATGCGACGTACGCCAACCAGGGCTTCTCCAGCCTGGTGGTGCGCAACAACAACATCGTCAACGTCGGCAACTGCGCGGTTTGCGTGACGGCCGCTCCGGGTGCCATCGTCGAAGGCAACAAGTCGTGGCTCAACTTCGCTCGCGGCCAGTCGACCATCCGCCTGAACGAGTCGGAAGAGACGTCTGACGGCGACCTGCGCGGCCCCGCCACGGTGCGCAACAACCTGGCCTGCTACACCTCGGGCAGCGGCAGCTTCACGGCACCGTCCGGCAGCACGATCACGGGCAACCTGACCCGGACCGGCGCCGCCGCCTCGACGGACGCCTGCGCCCGCTAAACACGGCGACGCCTGACAACACCGTCTCCCTCCTGGCCCCCGGCGGATCGCAGATCCCCGGGGGCTTTTTCTATGGCGGTATGACTTGGTGAACAATCGCGCGGTCACTCCCACCCCGCGCCATGGACCGTCATCCCCTCCCTTCCATCAGCCGGCTGCGTGCCCTGGGCGTCGCCGCGCTGGTGCTCCTCGCCGGCAACCTGACCGCGTGCGCGCAGACCGCCGGTGCGTCGCCGACGTACTACTTCTCGGATTGCCAGGCCGGTGCCGCGCCGGGCTGCGTGCCGGGCAACAACGGCAACTCCGGCACCCGCCCTGACGCCCCGAAGCAGACGCTCGCCGGCTTCAACATCAACGGCCTGCCGGCAGGCAGCAAGCTGCTGTTCGCGCGCGGTGGCGTGTGGAATCACAGCCTGGTCCGGATCGACAACCGCCGGGTCAGCGCTGAGCAGCCGCTGGTACTCGACGCCTACGGCGACGGGCCGGCCCCGGTGTTCAAGGTGGCCAAAACCTACGCCTTCGAATTCGGCACCTGGCAGAACACCGAACTCGACGGCGGCTACGTCTTCCGCAACCTCAAGCTCGACGGGCAGGGCACGGCCGAGTGGGGCTTCTGGTTGCGCGGCGCCTTGCGCGACGTGGTGATCGAGAACACCGAGATCACCGGCTTCGCGATCGCCATCAACTCCCAAGGCGGCGACCCGATCAGCCACATCACCGTTCGCAATTCCAAGATCGTGCGCAACCACGACATGGGCGTGCTCGGCCACTTCAACGATTCAGTGTTCGAGGGCAACCAGTTCGTCGAGAACAACGCCAGAGGCAGCACCTTCAGCCATGCGCTCTACCTGAGCGGCGGCAATCGCAACAAGATCAAGGGCAACCTCTTCCTCAACAACTCGGTGGTCAACGGCGAGTGCCGCGGCGGCAACGTCACCATGCACGGCCAGATGGACACCATGCTGATCGAGGACAACCTCATCTCGCAGGCCAAGGCCTCCGACGGGTGCTTCGGCTTCTCGATCACGACGGGCTACAACACGCCGGAGTGGTTCCGCAACTTCACGGTGCGCAACAACACCGTCATCAACGTCGGCGGCTGCGCGATCTGCGCCGATGCGGTGCAGAACTTCGTGGTCGAGGGCAACCGCGTGTTCCAGGACCACGACCGATGGCATTACGCGATCCTGATCCGCAACACCGAGCAGCCGAACGACGCGCCCAATGCCAACGTGGTGATCCGCAACAACACGGCCTGCTTCAAGGAAAGCCGCGGCAACCAGAAGCTGGCTGCCATCTCCTTCCAGGGTGCTCAGTCCACCGCCAACAACACGCTGACGGGTGCGGCCGCGGCCGGCGGAGCGTGTACGCGGCCGGTCGCTTCGGCTCGCTGAACGCGTCTCAGGGCGCCGGGCGGGAGCTCCGGGCGACCGTGGTGCGGCCGTCGAGTTGCGCCGCCAGGGCGGCCGCCCAGAACGCGCTGCCCGAATGCGCGAGGTGGCTGTTGTCGAAGTAGACAGGCTTGCCGTCCACGACCGACACGCAAACACCCGTCTTGCACAGGACCTCGCCCGTCGAAAAGCTCGCGGCAAGCTGGGGCCGGTTGCGGGCCAGCGCATCGAAGAAGAAGGCGTACTCGCGCTGGTAGTCGTCGCGGGTGAAGTCGAGGTTCACGCTCTGCCCGCGCAGCGTCGCGGCGGCCAGGCGGCGCGGCACGTGGTCGCGCGCGGCCGGCAGGGGCTCCCAGATGTAGACCTCCTTGCCGAGGGCCCGCAGTTGCTGCACGGTGGTGTCGAACTGGCGCTGGAAAAGGCCGACTGACGATTCGGTGCTCGGCCGCTCGCCCGGCGCTGCGGTGAGCTTGCCTTCGATGGCCTGGCGCCAGGTCGACACGAGGAACACCTTCTTCACCGCCGGGTCGCCCTGTGCCACGGCGAGCATCTGTTGGTTGAACGCCTGGCAGGCAGATCCGCCGCGGTAGAGATGGATGCCTTGCAGTGGCGGGCACGAGTTGAGGAACGCGATGCGGCCCGCCTGGCCCGACGCCTTGAGCCATGTGTCGAGGGCGCCTTGCGCAGCCCAGGCGTGGGAGTCACCCCAGATCAGCCACTCTGCCGACTTGCCGGGCGCACCCAGGGCGCACAGCGGCGGCTGTGCGACGGTGCCCTTGGGCGGGTACTCGGCGCAGCGCTCGTCGGGCATGTCCTTGGAAAACGCGGCGATGCGCGCGACCTCGGCTGGAAGCCGGCCCGGCAAACCGTCCTGCGCGATCACGATGCTGGCAAAGGCGACGCTGGCCAGGAGGCCGATCCCGTAGGTCGCCACGAAGCTGCGCGTGCGGGCGAGCCACTGCCCGTGGCGCAAGGGTGTCTCGACGAAGCGATAGAGCAGGGCCGAGAGCACGAAGCACAAGCCCACCATCGCCAGCCGCCACGGCAGCGTGTAGTTCTCGCCGAGCTCCTGCGAGGCAAACACGTTCACCGGCCAGTGCACGAGGTAGAGCGAATACGAGATGCGACCGATGGCGACCATCGGCGCCGTCGAGAGCAGGCGCGTGGTGACGTTGCGACCTTGGGTGCCGGCGTAGAGCAGGCATGCCGCGCCCAGCGTGGGCAGCAGCGCGAAGCTGCCCGGGAAGGGGGTGTCCTCGTCGTACGCGGCGACCGAAAGCACCACCAGCAAGGCACCGGTGAAGCCGAGTGCATTCGCATGGCTGGCCTTGCGCAAGGGCGGGGCCCAGGTCAGAAGCGCGCCGATCAGAAGCTCCCAGGCGCGGGTGGGCATCAGGTAGAAGGTGGCCTGCGCCTTCGAGCCGACGAAGGCGAGGTTGAGGCCGAACGAGACGATCGCCGCCGCCAGAACGATCCAGAACACGAAGCGGCGCGCGTAGCGATAGACCAGCACCAGAGCGATCGGGTAGACGATGTAGAACTGCTCTTCCACCGCGAGCGACCAGGTGTGCAGCAGATAGATGTTGCCGGCCTGCAGCCCGAAGTAGTTGACGTTCTGCCAGAAGTAGATGTTGGCGTAGTAGAACTGGGCGGCCAGCACCTCGTGCATCAGCTGTGAGAAGTCGGCCTGCAGCAGGCGCAGCGCGCCCCAGGCCATCACGCCCACCAGCACGACGAAGAGCGCCGGCGCCAGGCGCCGCAGCCGTCGCACCCAGAAGTCGGCCAGCGAGAAGCGCTGCGCCTCGATCTGCTCGCGCACGATCCAGGTGATGAGGAAGCCGGAGATGACGAAGAAGACGTCGACGCCGACGAAGCCGCTCTTGGCTTCGGAGGTGAGGTGGAAGTGGAAGACCACCACCAGCAGCACCGCGATGGCCCTCAAGCCATCGATGTCGGGCCGATAGGACACGTTCGAACCGTGTGACGATGCCCGCAAATCCCCCATCCGCCTCTTTCCAGTGCCCTGCGCGTTCAGCAAAGGGGCTAGTGTTTGGTGCGCCGCCTGATTGGTCAATGCTTGCGCGCCAACATCCCCTCAAGCAAGGGAGCAATCGCGACTGGGGCGTCACCTAGACTTGAGCCTCGCTCGCAATCAGCCTCTTAGGATCGGCCATGCAGCTCTTGAGCACCTACGTCGGTGGCCGAGACAACAACTTCAATCTCCTGCGGTTCACGGCGGCGTTCCTGGTGCTGTTCAGCCACTCGTTCGCGCTGTCCACCGGCGATGCGAAGACCGAACCGCTGCGCGCCTGGCTCGGCATGACGCCGGGCTCCATCGCGGTCGACGTGTTCTTCATCACCAGCGGCTTTCTCGTGACCGGCAGCCTGCTGGCACGTGGCAGC
This genomic interval carries:
- a CDS encoding acyltransferase family protein, which translates into the protein MSYRPDIDGLRAIAVLLVVVFHFHLTSEAKSGFVGVDVFFVISGFLITWIVREQIEAQRFSLADFWVRRLRRLAPALFVVLVGVMAWGALRLLQADFSQLMHEVLAAQFYYANIYFWQNVNYFGLQAGNIYLLHTWSLAVEEQFYIVYPIALVLVYRYARRFVFWIVLAAAIVSFGLNLAFVGSKAQATFYLMPTRAWELLIGALLTWAPPLRKASHANALGFTGALLVVLSVAAYDEDTPFPGSFALLPTLGAACLLYAGTQGRNVTTRLLSTAPMVAIGRISYSLYLVHWPVNVFASQELGENYTLPWRLAMVGLCFVLSALLYRFVETPLRHGQWLARTRSFVATYGIGLLASVAFASIVIAQDGLPGRLPAEVARIAAFSKDMPDERCAEYPPKGTVAQPPLCALGAPGKSAEWLIWGDSHAWAAQGALDTWLKASGQAGRIAFLNSCPPLQGIHLYRGGSACQAFNQQMLAVAQGDPAVKKVFLVSTWRQAIEGKLTAAPGERPSTESSVGLFQRQFDTTVQQLRALGKEVYIWEPLPAARDHVPRRLAAATLRGQSVNLDFTRDDYQREYAFFFDALARNRPQLAASFSTGEVLCKTGVCVSVVDGKPVYFDNSHLAHSGSAFWAAALAAQLDGRTTVARSSRPAP